The Ramlibacter sp. PS4R-6 nucleotide sequence TGCGGTCGGTGAGCTGGTAGGCGCGGTCGATCGCGGTGTTCCAGAACGAGTCGCCGGTCGCGGCCGCGAAGGCGCGGAAGTGGCCGATCATGTAGTCGGAGCTGCGGCTCACGTCCGGCAGGCGCAGGCCCTTGGTCGTGCCGTCCGGCTTCATGTTGATCGACTTCAGCGCGGCGATCGTGTTCTTGCCCTCTTGCAGGTAGTTCCACTTGCCGGTGGAGCCCCACTGCTTGTCGGCCATCAGCAGGGCCATCGCGATGTCGAGGTCGCCGTCCATGGCGTTCCAGCCTTCGCCGGCCGAGCTGCCGTTGGCGTACAGGCGCCAATCCATGAGGTACTTGCCCAGCGGGTCGTACGTGGCGTTGCCGTAGGCGTAGCGCGTGCGCACCACGGCCAGCATGCCGTCGAACAGCGCGCGGGCGTTCGGGTCATGGCCGGCGAACACGACGGCCAGCAACATGCCGTAGCCCATGCCTTCGGACACGGTCATGAAGTTGCTGTCGGAGAACTTGACGGCGTAGCCGCCGGCGACGATGGAGCTGGCGTCGACGACGCGCGCGGCCTTCCACGCCGTGTAGTGGCTCTTCAGCGCCGAGTCCATGGTGGCCGTGGGCGTCGAGGGCTTCGTGCCGGCGACATAGGCGTTCAGGCGCGCGCCGAAGGGATAGCCCAGGCCGGAAGCGGTGGCGGGGGCTGGTGCGGGTGCGGGCGCCGTCGTGGGAGCGGGTGCCGGCGCCGTGGTGGGAGCGGGTGCGGGCGCCGACGTCGGGGTCGGTGCCGGCGCAGGGCCGCTGGTCGACTTGGGGCGCGTCACGGGCGCCGCGTTGCGGGTGCCTGCCCAGCCGGCTCCGGCGAGAACGAGGCCGGCGGCCGAGAACTTCGAGAAATCGCGTCTTTTCATTTACTGCTACTCCTGCGTACTGCTGCAGCCGAGCCATGAGCTCAACCGAAGGCGCGATGGTAGTAGGACGCGGACTACAAACGGCAGAGGACGCCGCCTACATTGCAAGAAAAGGAAAAGCGGAATTTACAGTGTAGGACGGCGTTGATGAGCCATTTCGCCCCATGTACACGTGCTCATCCGGGGATGCCCGCCGAGCTATCCACAAGCTCGTCTGTCACAAAGTTACGTCCAGTGATGAGCCTGGCGTGCTATGGCTGAGGCACCGCGGCCGCTGCTGAGCCACGGGTGCCTCAGCAGTATCGGAGAATCGGCGCGCATGGCGGCGCCCAATCCTTCGCTCATCACGTGGCTCGTGCTGGTGCCGCTCATCGCGTGGCGCATGGTCGTGCGCTTCCGCCGCCTCACGCAGCGGCAGAAGCTTTCACGCGTGCGGCCATGGGTCACGCTCACGCTGTTCCCGCTGCTGCTGTGGCTGCTCGCCATGACGGCGTTCGTGCCGCCGGGGCCGCCGCAGCCGTTCAAGCTCGTCTGGCTCGCGGCGGGCCTCGCGATCGGCGGCGCGCTGGCGGTGTACGGCCTCAAGCGCACGCAGTTCGAAGCCATCCCGGGCGACGGCCTGTACTACACGCCCGACGCGCGGCTCGGCATCGCGCTGTCGGCGCTGTTCGTCGCGCGCCTCGCGTGGCGGTTGGGTGAGCTGGCGCTGCATGGCACCGACGCGTCGCAAGGCCCGCAGTTCGTGCTGAGCCCCTGGACGCTCGCACCCGTGGGGATGTTCTCCGGCTACTTCATGGCTTACGCCGCGGGGCTGCTGCTGTGGCGGCGCAAAGTCCTGCGGCGAAAAAGGGAAAACGGCTGAGGCACACTTCCGCTTCGCATCCGCGAGGAGGAACCATGTTGCGTCACGCCGCGCTCGCCGCAGCGCTCCTGCTGTCCATCCCCTTCCTGTCGCCCGATTCCGCGCGGGCCGAAGCGCCGCTGGTGAAGAAGCAGGCGCCGGGCTTCTACCGCGCCATGGTGGGCGACATCGAAGTCACCGCCCTGCTCGACGGCACCGCGAAGTTGCCGATGGGCCAGTTCCTGAGCGGCGCGCCGAAGGAGCAGGTGGCCGCCGCCCTGGGCCGGCACTTCCTGGAAGACACGCACGAGGTTTCGGTGACCGCCTACCTCGTCAACACCGGCGGCAAGCTGGTGCTCATCGACACGGGTTCGGGCGGCTACTTCGGCGACGCGCCGCTGCTGGTCGACAACCTGCGCGCCGCCGGCTACCGGCCCGAGCAGGTGGACGAGGTCTGCATCACGCACATGCACGGCGACCACATCGGCGGGCTGATGACCGGCACGGCGCGCACCTTTCCCAACGCGCGGCTGCGCATCGACAAGGCGGACACCGACTACTGGCTCAGCGACGAGATGATGGCGAAGGCGGGCGAGCAGGCGCCGGCCTTCAAGGTTGCGATGGAGAAGGTGCGGCCCTACGCGGCCGCGGGCAGGCTCGCCACCTTCGAGGGCGTGACGCAGATCGCCCCCGGCGTCACCGCGGTGCCGACGCACGGCCACACGCCGGGCCACGCGATCTACCGCATCGAGAGCAAGGGCCAGACGCTGGTGCTGTGGGGCGACCTGATGCACGTCGCCTCGGTGCAGTTCGAGGCGCCGCGCATCGCGATCAGCTTCGACACCGACAGCCCGCGCGCCATCGCGGAGCGCGAGAAGGCTTTCGCCGAGGCGGCACAGAAGCGCTGGATGGTGGGCGCGGCGCACATCTCGTTCCCCGGGCTGGGCCGCATCCGCGCCGAAGGCAACGGCTACGCGTTCGAGCCGCTCAATTACTCGATCCTGAAGAACTGAACCAGCGCGCCACCAGCGCGCGCTCTTCCTCGGTCATGCCGGTGGCGTTGTTCAGCGGCATGGTCTTCTGCACCACGGCCTGCTGGTACACCTGCTGCGCGTGCTGCTTGAGCGACTCGGCGGAGTCGAGGCGGATGCCTTTCATCTGCAGCTGCTCGCCGTGGCATTGCACGCAGCGCTGCGCGATCACCGGCTGCACGTCGGCGTAGCCCACCGGTTTCTGCGCGGCCTGCTGCGGCGCCGGCGCGGGCGCCAGCCACGCCGCGACCGCCGCGATGACGACGACGCCGGCTACCGCATACGGCCAGGGATGGCCGTTGCGCCCCAGCTTGAAACCGTGCCGCAGCACGAAGAACTGCCGGATCGCCGCACCGGCCGCCATCATCAGCACCAGCACCAGCCAGTTGTGCGGGTGCGACCACAGGAAGCCGTAGTGGTTGCTCAGCATCGCGACGAGCACCGGCAGCGTGAAGTAGGTGTTGTGCACGCTGCGCTGCTTGCCGCGGAAGCCGTGGACGGGATCGACGGGCTGTCCGGCGCGGATGGCGGCCACCACCTGGCGCTGGCCGGGGATGATCCAGAACAGCACGTTGGCGCTCATCGCGGTAGCAAGCATCGCGCCGACGATGACGAATGCGGCGCGCCCCGGGAACACGCGGCACGCCGCCCAGGATGCGGCGACGACGAGCACCAGCACGATCGCGCCGACGATGGCGTCGCCGTTGTCCTTTTCGCCGAACCACTTGCACGCCTGGTTGTAGATCGCCCAGAACACGTACAGCGACGCCACCGCCGCGGCGCCGGCGGCGGCCGGCGGCCAATCGAGCAGGTTGCGGTCGACGAGGAAGCTGCCGGCGTGCCACAGGTACAGCACCGTGAAGAGGCCGAAGCCGGTGAGCCAGGTCGAGTAGCTTTCCCAGTAGAACCAGTGCAGGTGCGGCGGCAGCTGCGGCGGCGCGACCGCGTACTTCACCGGGTGGTAGAAGCCGCCGCCGTGCACGGCCCACAGCTCGCCGGTCGCGCCTTCGCCGCGCAGCTTGTCGTCGGCGGGCGGCACCAGGCTCGAATCGAGGAACACGAAGTAGAACGAGGAGCCGACCCACGCGATCGCCGTGATCACGTGCGCCCAGCGCAGCAGCAGGTTGGCCCAGTCGAGGAGGTAGGTGTCCATGGTCAGGGGGGCGCGAGTTGCAGCACCTGCGCGGCGGCGCTGGCGGCGATCACTTCGGGTTGCTTGCCGTCGATGCCGGGGATGCCGATCGGGCACGTGATGCGCGCGAGTTCGGCATCCGTGAAGCCGCGCTGCTCGAGCCGGTGGCGGAAGGTGGCCCACTTGGTCGCGCTGCCGATCAGGCCCACGTACGGCAGGTCGCTGCGCTCGCGCAGTCGCTTGAGGCACGCGGCGACGACGTCGAGGTCCTCCGCATGGCTGAAGCTCATGACGAACACGCGTGAATGCGCGGCGAGCTGCGGCACGGCCGCCTGCACCGGCTCCGAGTGCTCGCACTGCACGTTGGCGGGCACGCGTTCCGGGAAGATCCCGTCGCGGCTGTCGATCCACGTCACGTCGAAAGGCAAAGGCGCGAACGCATCGACGATCGCGCGGCCGACATGGCCGCCACCGAACAGCGCCAGCGGCGCTCGCCGCGGTGCGAGGCGCGCTGGCAGCGACGCGGCATCGGCGATGCGCTCGAAATGCAATTGCATCGTCCCGCCGCAGCACTGCCCCAGGCTCGGCCCGAGCTTCCATTCGCGTTGCGCTTCGCGCTCACCGCCGCCGAGCATCGATCGGGCCTGCGCGATCGCTTCGAGTTCCATGTGGCCGCCGCCCACCGTGCCTTCGATGCCCTGCCCGGACACGAGCATCCACGCGCCCTCCTCGCGGGGCGCGGACCCGCGCACCTGGTGCACTGTTACCAGCACCACTTGCTCATCGAAGTAGCGGTTCGTGACAACTTTCATGCGTTGGACGGCGGATTACGTTCCCAACAACTAACGGCGATCTCAAAAGGTAACGCCCATCGCCAAGCTCAACAATATCCTTTTCAATTCGCTCGAGCGCATCCATTTCTACGCGCCCATGGAGACATCGATGAAGTACCGATCCCACCTGGCCCTCGCCGCATCCGGCGCCGTCGCAGCCTTGCTGGCTGCGTGCTCCTCGCCCGCCCCCGTCGCACGCGCCCCGCAGCCCGCGCCGGTGCAGCAGTCGTCCGGCGAGGTCGCCGTCGCTCCGGTGCAGGCACAGCCCTCCGGCCACGCGCACACGACCGTCTCGCATGCCCCGAACCCGCGCGCGTACCGCGCCGATGCCGCCTCGCACATCTACGCCCGCAACACGGACCGCATCTACAAGGGCAAGCTGCCCCCGCTGCTGTACGCCATCGGCGTCCTGCAGGTGGAAGTGGATGGCCGCGGCAACGTGCGCGCGCTGAACTGGATGCGCGCGCCCTCGCACGCGCCGGAAGTGGTCGCCGAGATCGAGCGCACCGTGCGCGCGGCCGCGCCTTTCCCGGTGCCGGCCAACATGGGCCGTGTCACGTACACCGACACCTGGCTGTGGCACAAGAGCGGCCGCTTCCAGCTGGACACGCTGACCGAAGGCCAACTCTAGGAGCCCCGGTAGGTCGAGTACGACCACGGGCTCACCAGCAGCGGCACGTGGTAGTGCTGCGCCGGGTCGGCGATGCCGAAGTCCAGCGCCACGACGTCCAGGAAGGGCGGCTGCGGCAAGGCCACCCCGCGTGAGCGGAAGTAGGCCGCCACGTCGAACACCAGCCGGTACGTCCCCTTCTCCAGCGCCGCGGCCTCGATCAGCGGCCCTTCGGCGCTGCGGCCGTCGTCGTCCAGGACGAAGCGCTTCACGAGCGTGGTGTCGGGGCCTTTCGTCCTATAGAGCGCCACGCCCATGCCGCGCGCGGGGCAGCCGTGCATCGTGTCGAGGACATGCGTGCTCAGGCCCATGTACCATCCTTTTCGTAATCGACAAGGGGATGGCCGGAGTATGAACTACGACAGCACCGCGTCCTACCCGCGCGACCTCGCGGGCTACGGCCGCACGCCCCCGCACGCCCGCTGGCCGGGCGCGGCGCGCGTCGCGGTGCAGTTCGTCCTGAACTACGAGGAAGGCGCCGAGAACTCGGTGCTGCACGGCGACGCCGGCTCGGAGCAGTTCCTCTCCGAGATGGCCAACCCGCCCAGCTTCGCCGCGCGCCACCTGTCGATGGAAGGCATCTACGAGTACGGCTCGCGCGCGGGCGTGTGGCGCATCGTGCGCGAGTTCGAGAAGCGCCGCCTGCCGCTGACGGTGTTCGGCGTCGGCATGGCGCTGCAGCGCACGCCGGACGTCACGGCCGCATTCGTCGAGCTCGGGCACGAGATCGCCTCGCACGGCTGGCGCTGGATCCACTACCAGGACGTGGCCGAAACGACGGAGCGCGAGCACATGCGCCTGGCCATCGAGGCCATCGAAAAGCTTACCGGCGAGCGGCCGCTGGGCTGGTACACCGGCCGCGACAGCCCCAACACGCGCCGCCTCGTCGTGGACGAAGGCGGCTTCGCCTACGACAGCGATTACTACGGCGACGACCTGCCCTTCTGGATGAAGGTGCGGCGCACCGACGGCAAGGTCGTGCCGCACCTGGTCGTGCCTTACACGCTGGACGCCAACGACATGCGCTTCGCGCTGCCCCAGGGCTTCGCGCAGGCCGACGACTTCTTCACCTACCTGCGCGACACCTTCGACGCGCTCTACGCCGAGGGCGAGGAGAGCCCGAAGATGATGAGCGTGGGCATGCACTGCCGCCTGCTCGGGCGGCCGGGCCGCATCGTGGCGCTGCAGCGCTTCCTGGACCACATCGACGCGCACGACCGCGTGTGGGTGTGCCGTCGCATCGACATCGCGCGGCACTGGAAGGCCGTGCACCCGTACGAGGAGTGAGATGGCCGCGACGATCGACCCGCTGAACGCCGCGCCCCCCGCGGAAGCCGCGCGCCTGCTCGAAGGCATCTACGAGCATTCGCCGTGGGTCGCGCAGCGCGCGCTTGCGCAGCGCCCTTTCCGTTCGCTCGCGCACCTGAAGCACGCGCTCGCGCGAGCCGTGGACGAGGCGGGCGAGGAGCAGCAGCTCGCCCTGCTGCGCGCCCACCCGGAGCTCGCGGGCAAGGCGATGGTCGCGGGCACGCTGACAACGGAATCGACCAGCGAACAAGGCACGGCGGGCCTCGCGCACTGCACG carries:
- a CDS encoding urate hydroxylase PuuD, producing the protein MDTYLLDWANLLLRWAHVITAIAWVGSSFYFVFLDSSLVPPADDKLRGEGATGELWAVHGGGFYHPVKYAVAPPQLPPHLHWFYWESYSTWLTGFGLFTVLYLWHAGSFLVDRNLLDWPPAAAGAAAVASLYVFWAIYNQACKWFGEKDNGDAIVGAIVLVLVVAASWAACRVFPGRAAFVIVGAMLATAMSANVLFWIIPGQRQVVAAIRAGQPVDPVHGFRGKQRSVHNTYFTLPVLVAMLSNHYGFLWSHPHNWLVLVLMMAAGAAIRQFFVLRHGFKLGRNGHPWPYAVAGVVVIAAVAAWLAPAPAPQQAAQKPVGYADVQPVIAQRCVQCHGEQLQMKGIRLDSAESLKQHAQQVYQQAVVQKTMPLNNATGMTEEERALVARWFSSSGSSN
- the xdhC gene encoding xanthine dehydrogenase accessory protein XdhC translates to MKVVTNRYFDEQVVLVTVHQVRGSAPREEGAWMLVSGQGIEGTVGGGHMELEAIAQARSMLGGGEREAQREWKLGPSLGQCCGGTMQLHFERIADAASLPARLAPRRAPLALFGGGHVGRAIVDAFAPLPFDVTWIDSRDGIFPERVPANVQCEHSEPVQAAVPQLAAHSRVFVMSFSHAEDLDVVAACLKRLRERSDLPYVGLIGSATKWATFRHRLEQRGFTDAELARITCPIGIPGIDGKQPEVIAASAAAQVLQLAPP
- the uraH gene encoding hydroxyisourate hydrolase, yielding MGLSTHVLDTMHGCPARGMGVALYRTKGPDTTLVKRFVLDDDGRSAEGPLIEAAALEKGTYRLVFDVAAYFRSRGVALPQPPFLDVVALDFGIADPAQHYHVPLLVSPWSYSTYRGS
- the puuE gene encoding allantoinase PuuE, with amino-acid sequence MNYDSTASYPRDLAGYGRTPPHARWPGAARVAVQFVLNYEEGAENSVLHGDAGSEQFLSEMANPPSFAARHLSMEGIYEYGSRAGVWRIVREFEKRRLPLTVFGVGMALQRTPDVTAAFVELGHEIASHGWRWIHYQDVAETTEREHMRLAIEAIEKLTGERPLGWYTGRDSPNTRRLVVDEGGFAYDSDYYGDDLPFWMKVRRTDGKVVPHLVVPYTLDANDMRFALPQGFAQADDFFTYLRDTFDALYAEGEESPKMMSVGMHCRLLGRPGRIVALQRFLDHIDAHDRVWVCRRIDIARHWKAVHPYEE
- a CDS encoding MBL fold metallo-hydrolase, with amino-acid sequence MLRHAALAAALLLSIPFLSPDSARAEAPLVKKQAPGFYRAMVGDIEVTALLDGTAKLPMGQFLSGAPKEQVAAALGRHFLEDTHEVSVTAYLVNTGGKLVLIDTGSGGYFGDAPLLVDNLRAAGYRPEQVDEVCITHMHGDHIGGLMTGTARTFPNARLRIDKADTDYWLSDEMMAKAGEQAPAFKVAMEKVRPYAAAGRLATFEGVTQIAPGVTAVPTHGHTPGHAIYRIESKGQTLVLWGDLMHVASVQFEAPRIAISFDTDSPRAIAEREKAFAEAAQKRWMVGAAHISFPGLGRIRAEGNGYAFEPLNYSILKN